The DNA segment CATGCCGGCGTTGTGCGGAGAGAGGACTACATTAGCCAGAGATAAAAGAGGATCTGTGGGGGGCAAAGGCTCTTGGTCATAGACATCCAGGGCCGCAGCAGCAATTTTCCCCGTCCGCAAGAATTCGATCAGCGTGGATGTATCAACGATACTGGCCCGTGCTGTATTCACCAGGATACAGGAGGGTTTTACCTTGGCCAGAGCCTCTCGCGAGATAAGGCCGCGGGTTTTTTCGGAAGCCTGAAGGGTGATGGAAATCACGTCCGATTGGGAGAGCAGCTGGTCGAATTCCACGAACTGGATACCGGATTCCGCGGCTCTTTCTGGGCTGGGGTTGAGGGTCCAGGCCCAGACTTTCATACCGATTCCTTTGGCCAAGAGACCGAGTTGTCGGCCGATGTTGCCAAAGCCCAGGATGCCCAGAATTTTACCATGAAGCTGGATCATGGGCAGCCTTGTCCAGCGCCCGGCGCGGAGCTCCTGATCATGGGCCGGTATTTTTCGGGCCGCCGCCAGCATCAAGGTTAGAGTGTGCTCAGCTACGGAGACGGCTGAATAGCCGGGAGTATTACAGACCTTGATCCCCGCCCGGGAAGCTGCGGGGAGATCGATGTTATCCATGCCTATGCCCAAAACAGAGATCAGTTTTAAATCGGGACAAGCCTGGAGTAAGGATTCATTAAATTTAGAGTACGCCCGGATGTTAATGACTACCTCGGCCCCCTGGATCCTTTCCTGGAGCTCTTCAGGGGAGGATGCCTTCTCTGTGTAGATCTGCACTTCGGCCAATTGTCTAAGCTGATTCAGGGCTTCTGTACCTGATAAAATTGACGGAAAATCATCGGGAATGACGACGCGGGGCATAATTTTCTTGATCCTCCTTTTAGATTGCAGATTTGAGATTTCCGATTTCAGATTGAAGTTATTGTTTTTTCAATTCTTCTTGTAAGACCCGAAGCTGTTCCTCGAAGGCCGGTTTGAATCGGGATAAGGCTTTCTCCCATTCTGGGCTTCCTTCAACCTTGGCCTGAACTGCCGAGCCAGAAATCCCCTGCTTCTGCCAATTGGCTAGGAGATTTTTTTCGGTCTCCTCGTAGGCTTTTTCTTTCTGTTCGCGATACTTTTTAATCAACCGCTGGATTTGGCGGATAAGGGGTTTACTCTCCTCCCGGAAGGTTTCGATTCCCTGGAAGATCAGGTCATTATCCCGATCCAACTGGATGGCCTCGGATAAATATTGGCGCATGAGCTTTTCTAATTGCTTACGCTCATCAGGGGTAAATTTAAATAATTCCTTTTCCGCTTCCTTGAGGTGAAAATCAACTTCCAAGAAGCGATTCACCAGGCTATGAGCCTTGGATTTCATCTCCTCCTCTTTGAGCTTCTTCATTTCCTCACGTGAGAGGTGAAGGTCTTTGGTTTTTTCCATGGCCAGCTCGATGGTACTCTTGATTTCCGCCATGCGCCACCCTCCTGCGATAATGACTTATCCGAGAATTTGAAAAAATTGAGTCATAAAGATACTACCAGAAAAAAAACTCCTCTTCAAGGAAAGGACGATGAAAAAGGGAAGTCTCCCGCGGGCCAAATAGCCGGGGAAGGGGAGGGGCCGAAGGAAATGGAGATTCCGGATGAACTGCCCATCCTCCCCATCCGGGAAACTACGCTCTATCCCAAAATGATCCTGCCTTTGATGGTCAGCCAGGAACCACTGATCAAGTTAATCGACGCTGCTTTACTAAGCAATAAATTAGTCGGCATCGTGGCGATAAAGAGTAAAGAGGTGGGGCAGGTCAAGCCCGAAGATTTGTTCGAAATTGGATGCGCGGCTTACGTCTTCAAGATGATCAAAGTGCCCAATAGCAGCATCCGTCTGCTTATCCAGGGAA comes from the Deltaproteobacteria bacterium genome and includes:
- a CDS encoding phosphoglycerate dehydrogenase — encoded protein: MPRVVIPDDFPSILSGTEALNQLRQLAEVQIYTEKASSPEELQERIQGAEVVINIRAYSKFNESLLQACPDLKLISVLGIGMDNIDLPAASRAGIKVCNTPGYSAVSVAEHTLTLMLAAARKIPAHDQELRAGRWTRLPMIQLHGKILGILGFGNIGRQLGLLAKGIGMKVWAWTLNPSPERAAESGIQFVEFDQLLSQSDVISITLQASEKTRGLISREALAKVKPSCILVNTARASIVDTSTLIEFLRTGKIAAAALDVYDQEPLPPTDPLLSLANVVLSPHNAGMTPEAIEKGNQMVVDNVIAFLQGRLINLVDEDR